The proteins below come from a single Amphiura filiformis chromosome 15, Afil_fr2py, whole genome shotgun sequence genomic window:
- the LOC140171529 gene encoding uncharacterized protein has product MEGESMILNCSSESGKPTVSIDWTQTGSTEELLQTRVIKENSVYSEFSFQAKLSHKDAMFVCEIRSKHYPSISDHKCHVGPMNVIRNPDTPWPMTTKASPVRVTEPKYTLLTNNTVVDDDECHEICADMTAESVFRWTIATVIAGLLALVFFVFGIVLLIRYCFALDEQRVPPEEDLPDMPDMSNVQYRIDGNRLYMTLERPSTSQTEVVYQGGEVLERQYILAPSRAGEFDQFDGSYIGGTPSLRDSEPPYLRTPIRRDSYTQSTDSPVRCIELDKESVDNTTMSEDIDRPSYQGTPIHNACGGSTSLQGTPTHRLLMDQVLMEAQSEGYIGTPPRRESEGYIGAAAASSRGDSDRFLYGSPTRGDYDRQRCLTPTLPPRRYKTHYV; this is encoded by the coding sequence ATGGAAGGGGAGTCCATGATACTAAATTGTAGTTCAGAATCAGGAAAACCTACCGTGAGTATAGATTGGACTCAAACTGGTAGCACAGAGGAATTGCTACAGACCAGGGTGATCAAAGAAAATAGTGTTTATTCCGAATTTTCTTTTCAAGCAAAATTGAGCCACAAAGACGCGATGTTCGTTTGTGAAATTAGGAGTAAACATTACCCTAGTATATCGGATCATAAGTGCCACGTGGGTCCTATGAATGTGATACGTAATCCGGACACACCGTGGCCAATGACTACAAAAGCTAGCCCTGTCCGTGTAACAGAGCCAAAATATACATTGCTAACTAATAATACTGTCGTCGACGATGATGAATGTCATGAGATATGCGCAGACATGACCGCCGAATCTGTTTTCCGATGGACCATCGCAACCGTCATCGCGGGATTACTAGCACTAGTGTTTTTTGTGTTTGGAATTGTATTACTTATCCGCTATTGTTTTGCTTTGGATGAACAACGTGTGCCTCCCGAGGAAGACCTGCCAGACATGCCAGATATGTCCAATGTTCAATACCGCATTGATGGAAATAGACTTTATATGACATTAGAACGTCCAAGTACATCACAGACTGAAGTTGTTTATCAAGGTGGTGAAGTACTGGAACGCCAGTACATTCTTGCACCTTCCAGAgccggcgaatttgatcaatttgATGGATCTTACATAGGAGGTACACCTAGTCTAAGAGATTCAGAACCTCCGTATCTAAGGACCCCAATTAGAAGAGACTCATATACTCAATCTACTGATAGTCCTGTTAGATGTATAGAACTAGACAAAGAATCCGTGGATAATACTACAATGAGTGAAGATATTGATAGACCAAGTTATCAAGGGACTCCTATACATAATGCATGTGGTGGGAGTACTTCATTGCAGGGAACTCCAACTCATAGATTACTAATGGACCAAGTGCTAATGGAGGCACAATCTGAAGGATATATTGGAACACCTCCGCGAAGGGAATCTGAAGGATATATTGGTGCTGCTGCTGCTTCTTCGAGAGGAGATTCTGATAGGTTTCTGTATGGATCACCGACTAGAGGAGATTATGATCGTCAAAGATGTTTGACTCCAACTTTACCACCAAGACGTTACAAGACGCATTATGTTTGA